Genomic window (Salvelinus sp. IW2-2015 unplaced genomic scaffold, ASM291031v2 Un_scaffold9916, whole genome shotgun sequence):
CCCTGAAACGGATATAGTGCCTGTGGTTTCATTGATAGTCAACACATCAGCAAGACCACCATTCATGTCTGAAATAGAGTATACAATAAAACTATTCGTCCCGCTGTCTGCATCACTGGCATTTACGGTGGTAATATATGTGGCTTTCGGTGCGTTTTCCATCACAGTAGCCATGTACACTGACTGTTTAAACACGGGCGCATTGTCATTGGCATCGAGGACAGTGATCTCTATATTTACTGTGCCAGATCTCTGCGGATTTCCACCGTCTACAGCGCTTAGCTTTAAAGAGAGACGAGGATGCTTTTCTCTATCTAACGGTTGCTGGAGGACCATCTCTGCATATTTTCTTCCATCAGCATTTGGATGTTGTTTTAGAATGAAATTATCGTTTGAACTTAAAACATACTCCTGTAGGCCATTAGATCCTACATCAGAGTCCTCTGCACTGGCCAACGCAAAACGCGCATCAATAACAGCGGATTCACTGATTTCTaaatttatattatttttcttAAATATTGGAGAATTATCGTTAATGTCCAGGATTTCTATAGTAACGTGATGAAGCTCCATTGGATGTTCTAGAATRATTTCGAAGCTGAAGCTACACGGTGTGATATCACCACAAATCTGTTCTCGGTCTATTCTCTGACTCACGACTAGAATCCCTTTGTCTGTCTTCAGCTCTGTGTACTGAATGCTTTCTCCTGTCACGATACGGGCCCGACCCGCTCGGCAGCCTCCCGCTCGGAGCCTTTTCAGATCTAACCCCAGGTCTTGAGCTACGTTACCGATAAGAGAACCTGTCTTCATCTCCTCGGGAATGGAATACCGGATTTGACCACTCACAATATGACTGAAATACAGGAGGAAAATAAGTACTTGCCACCGCAGTCCACAGCACAAACGCCATTTTAAGAATTTAGGTTGAAGGAATCCTTCCAATGCCATAGCCAACAAATAATAGATCCAACAGAATTATTCCTTTTATCATCAACTAATAG
Coding sequences:
- the LOC112079855 gene encoding protocadherin gamma-A11-like, with amino-acid sequence MALEGFLQPKFLKWRLCCGLRWQVLIFLLYFSHIVSGQIRYSIPEEMKTGSLIGNVAQDLGLDLKRLRAGGCRAGRARIVTGESIQYTELKTDKGILVVSQRIDREQICGDITPCSFSFEIILEHPMELHHVTIEILDINDNSPIFKKNNINLEISESAVIDARFALASAEDSDVGSNGLQEYVLSSNDNFILKQHPNADGRKYAEMVLQQPLDREKHPRLSLKLSAVDGGNPQRSGTVNIEITVLDANDNAPVFKQSVYMATVMENAPKATYITTVNASDADSGTNSFIVYSISDMNGGLADVLTINETTGTISVSGLIDYEKEKKFELRIEAKDQGGLTDSSKVIVEVIDKNDNEPVISVMSFTSPISEDSPPGTTIGIINVKDIDSGENGHVSCSLDQNIPFKIKSNLRNYYTLVTDAILDRESVSEHNITVVSTDAGSPPLSSKRTFHLKVSDVNDNAPVFPRRVYNSYIAENNSPGVSIFTVRAKDTDSNQNSRIYYILEDTDVNGAPVAAYVSVNAESGVIHAVRSFDYEQIKQLTLVVKAQDGGSPPLSSNVTVKLMIQDQNDNAPQVLYPVQTSSSLVAEMVP